The following proteins come from a genomic window of Miscanthus floridulus cultivar M001 chromosome 2, ASM1932011v1, whole genome shotgun sequence:
- the LOC136540808 gene encoding uncharacterized protein codes for MKKEIEEEEGDGYGAAIPMSPPSLGLPSPSPSALSSSAAAARVLARPMPASVPGLRAPSPFVRAMGTRVDPQPPQPLTAPPRPRPLPPPPIPEKRRRGRPRNCDRLLPPPPGFHLAPSARAPPPPALRAHGQPSSRGHPFPGQFGGLQPHVLKIHVGEDIVSKIVQVSKIIGKAVCVLSVFGAVQDCYLLHSAVILNHKGPLEIIHVFGSILTSDSPGFGCLSVTLACGDCSVVGGVAVGPLIAATPVQAIVGSFHNDAFQANKKPKLIAYPSSHVPTGYGVTHTGTSCTPYLSSQVAVGTGSMFCVNSKATIGSWRKHDPNFWFPIGNGSTNRSNSQVIVGDGSTHHPNSHVIVGNGSTRHPNTQVTIDTRSTRCLSFEVGIGNWSKHDPSSWFPIGIGSTNHSNFQVTVGDGSTHHPSSQVTVGTRSTQYPSSQVPIGNGSTYQSDSHVTKGDRSTSITNSQATVGYGINHQDNSHVTVGNGSTSNVDSKDIVGHGSTHYPESLPAVGNGSMNNANSEVAVGDGSTNKGNSQDTLVDGNTNCPSSKVSVGNGSSSYPNSKVAVGDRSAPPSEGTWWTE; via the exons ATGAAGAAGGAAATAGAAGAGGAGGAGGGCGACGGCTATGGCGCCGCCATCCCTATGTCGCCGCCGTCCCTCGGTCTTCCCTCTCCGTCTCCCTCGGCCttatcctcctccgccgccgccgctagggtTTTGGCCCGGCCAATGCCCGCCTCGGTCCCAGGCCTGAGGGCGCCTTCCCCCTTCGTGCGGGCCATGGGCACCCGCGTCGACCCGCAGCCGCCGCAGCCGCTCACGgcacctcctcgtcctcgtccgctgccaccgccgccgatACCGGAGAAGCGGCGGCGGGGGCGCCCGCGCAACTGCGACCGcctcctcccgccgccgccgggctTCCACCTCGCTCCGTCCGCacgggcaccgccgccgccggcgctgcGTGCCCACGGCCAACCTTCCTCTA GGGGGCATCCCTTTCCCGGCCAATTCGGTGGGCTCCAGCCGCACGTGCTCAAAATACATGTGGGGGAG GATATCGTATCAAAGATTGTGCAAGTCTCAAAAATAATTGGGAAAGCCGTCTGTGTTCTCTCCGTGTTTGGGGCCGTTCAGGATTGCTATCTACTCCACTCTGCTGTCATCTTAAATCACAAG GGGCCTTTAGAAATCATTCATGTGTTTGGATCCATTTTGACATCTGATAGCCCTGGATTTGGGTGCTTATCTGTGACCCTTGCTTGTGGTGATTGTTCTGTTGTCGGTGGCGTTGCAGTTGGACCTCTCATAGCTGCAACACCTGTACAG GCAATTGTTGGAAGCTTCCACAATGATGCTTTCCAGGCAAACAAGAAACCTAAGCTCATTGCGTACCCCAGTTCTCATGTTCCCACTGGTTATGGGGTCACACACACTGGCACTAGCTGCACACCTTACCTCAGTTCGCAGGTTGCCGTTGGCACTGGGAGCATGTTTTGCGTCAATTCTAAGGCTACCATTGGCAGTTGGAGAAAACATGATCCTAATTTTTGGTTTCCCATTGGCAATGGAAGCACAAATCGTTCCAATTCTCAAGTTATTGTTGGCGATGGAAGCACACATCACCCCAATTCTCATGTTATTGTTGGCAATGGAAGCACACGTCACCCTAATACACAGGTTACCATTGACACTAGGAGCACACGCTGCCTCAGTTTTGAGGTTGGCATTGGCAATTGGAGTAAACATGATCCCAGTTCTTGGTTTCCCATTGGCATTGGGAGCACAAATCACTCCAATTTTCAAGTTACTGTTGGTGATGGAAGCACACATCACCCCAGTTCTCAAGTTACCGTAGGTACTAGGAGCACACAATACCCAAGCTCCCAGGTTCCCATTGGCAATGGGAGCACATATCAATCTGATTCTCATGTCACAAAGGGTGACAGAAGCACAAGTATCACCAATTCTCAGGCTACTGTTGGCTATGGGATTAATCATCAAGACAATTCCCATGTCACTGTTGGCAACGGGAGCACAAGTAACGTCGATTCTAAGGATATTGTTGGTCATGGAAGCACACATTACCCTGAGTCTCTGCCTGCCGTTGGCAATGGGAGCATGAATAACGCCAATTCTGAGGTCGCGGTAGGAGATGGGAGCACAAATAAGGGCAATTCGCAGGATACCCTTGTTGATGGGAACACGAATTGCCCCAGTTCTAAGGTTTCTGTTGGCAACGGGAGCTCCAGTTACCCCAATTCTAAGGTTGCTGTTGGCGATAGGAGCGCTCCACCCTCTGAAGGAACATGGTGGACCGAGTGA
- the LOC136535840 gene encoding tubulin beta-2 chain: MREILHIQGGQCGNQIGAKFWEVVCAEHGIDATGRYGGDSDLQLERVNVYYNEASCGRFVPRAVLMDLEPGTMDSVRSGPYGHIFRPDNFVFGQSGAGNNWAKGHYTEGAELIDSVLDVVRKEAENCDCLQGFQVCHSLGGGTGSGMGTLLISKIREEYPDRMMLTFSVFPSPKVSDTVVEPYNATLSVHQLVENADECMVLDNEALYDICFRTLKLTTPSFGDLNHLISATMSGVTCCLRFPGQLNSDLRKLAVNLIPFPRLHFFMVGFAPLTSRGSQQYRALTVPELTQQMWDAKNMMCAADPRHGRYLTASAMFRGKMSTKEVDEQMLNVQNKNSSYFVEWIPNNVKSTVCDIPPTGLKMASTFIGNSTSIQEMFRRVSEQFTAMFRRKAFLHWYTGEGMDEMEFTEAESNMNDLVSEYQQYQDATADEEGEYEDEEEEDLQD; the protein is encoded by the exons ATGAGGGAGATCCTCCACATCCAGGGCGGCCAGTGCGGCAACCAGATCGGGGCCAAGTTCTGGGAGGTGGTGTGCGCGGAGCACGGCATCGACGCCACCGGCCGCTATGGCGGCGACTCCGACCTCCAGCTCGAGCGCGTCAACGTCTACTACAACGAGGCCTCCTGCGGACGCTTCGTGCCCCGCGCCGTGCTCATGGACCTGGAGCCCGGCACCATGGACTCCGTCCGCTCGGGGCCCTACGGCCACATCTTCCGCCCCGACAACTTCGTCTTCGGCCAGTCCGGGGCCGGAAACAACTGGGCAAAGGGACACTACACCGAGGGAGCCGAGCTCATCGACTCCGTGCTCGACGTCGTGCGAAAGGAGGCCGAGAACTGCGACTGCCTGCAAG GCTTCCAGGTGTGCCACTCCCTCGGCGGCGGCACCGGCTCCGGCATGGGCACGCTCCTCATCTCCAAGATCCGCGAGGAGTACCCCGACCGGATGATGCTCACCTTCTCCGTCTTCCCCTCGCCCAAGGTCTCCGACACCGTGGTGGAGCCCTACAACGCCACGCTCTCCGTGCACCAGCTCGTGGAGAACGCCGACGAGTGCATGGTGCTCGACAACGAGGCGCTCTACGACATCTGCTTCCGCACGCTCAAGCTCACGACGCCCAGCTTCGGCGACCTCAACCACCTCATCTCCGCCACCATGAGCGGCGTCACCTGCTGCCTCCGCTTCCCGGGCCAGCTCAATTCCGACCTCCGCAAGCTGGCCGTCAACCTCATCCCGTTCCCGCGCCTGCACTTCTTCATGGTCGGCTTCGCGCCGCTCACCTCCCGGGGCTCCCAGCAGTACCGCGCCCTGACGGTCCCGGAGCTCACCCAGCAGATGTGGGACGCCAAGAACATGATGTGCGCCGCCGACCCGCGCCACGGCCGCTACCTCACGGCGTCCGCCATGTTCCGCGGCAAGATGAGCACCAAGGAGGTGGACGAGCAGATGCTCAACGTGCAGAACAAGAACTCATCCTACTTCGTGGAGTGGATCCCCAACAACGTCAAGTCTACGGTGTGCGACATCCCGCCCACGGGCCTCAAGATGGCTTCCACCTTCATCGGCAACTCCACCTCCATCCAGGAGATGTTCCGGCGCGTCAGTGAGCAGTTCACCGCCATGTTCCGCAGGAAGGCCTTCTTGCACTGGTACACGGGGGAGGGCATGGACGAGATGGAGTTCACCGAGGCCGAGAGCAACATGAACGACCTCGTCTCCGAGTACCAGCAGTACCAGGACGCCACCGCCGACGAAGAGGGCGagtacgaggacgaggaggaagaagacctcCAGGACTAG